AACAACGGTTTCAGACTTAATTTGCGTTCAAACGGTAAAGCCGACGTTGCGGAAGTTGCAATGAAGTTCGGCGGCGGCGGTCATATTAAAGCGGCAGGTGCGACTTTGGATTTCGATTCAACCGAAAAAGCCGAAAGGGCTGTTATCGACGCTTGCAAAAGAGCTTTGGATAAAATAATTTAACGGAGATTATAATGAACGGTATAATTATAATAGATAAGCCTTTGGGACGTACTTCGCATGATATGGTTTATGTTATGCGTAAGATGACGGGTATAAAAAAGGTTGGACATACGGGAACGCTTGACCCTGAGGCAACTGGCGTGCTGCCTGTTTGTATCGGCTCTGCAACAAAGGTTGCGGATATGCTTACTTTGTCGGACAAGTGTTACAGAGCTGAGTTTGTGCTTGGTATGACGACCGATACGCAGGATGCTGACGGTGAAGTGCTTACGGAGTGTGAAGTGACTTGCAGTGAAGATGAAATCAGACAAGCTATAATGAGCTTTGTCGGTGAAATCGAGCAGATACCGCCTATGTATTCTGCGATAAAGCAAAACGGCAAGAAACTTTACGAACTTGCAAGAAAAGGTATCGAAGTTGAGAGGAAAAGCCGTAAGGTGACGATAAATTCTATTGATATACTTGAAATTAACGGCGAACGTGTGACTATTGACGTTTCGTGTTCAAAAGGTACATATATCAGAACACTTTGCGAGGATATAGGTATGAAACTGCACGTCGGTGCGTATATGAACACATTAAGACGTACAAAAACAGGACCGTTTACGATAGAAGAAAGCCACACTCTAAAGGAAATCGAAACATTGAAAAACAACGGCGAGCTTGAAAAAA
This portion of the Hominilimicola fabiformis genome encodes:
- the truB gene encoding tRNA pseudouridine(55) synthase TruB → MNGIIIIDKPLGRTSHDMVYVMRKMTGIKKVGHTGTLDPEATGVLPVCIGSATKVADMLTLSDKCYRAEFVLGMTTDTQDADGEVLTECEVTCSEDEIRQAIMSFVGEIEQIPPMYSAIKQNGKKLYELARKGIEVERKSRKVTINSIDILEINGERVTIDVSCSKGTYIRTLCEDIGMKLHVGAYMNTLRRTKTGPFTIEESHTLKEIETLKNNGELEKIIIPVDRMFEEYPKIKLNPKQVKSVTNGVQMTYSGKEGQSYRVYDEKNKFLCISKITDGKLKLEKSFWN